From the genome of Deltaproteobacteria bacterium, one region includes:
- a CDS encoding PAS domain-containing protein translates to MEALEREEKTGRALGRSAAPVEGIRLLKAAFSAFNTATARLERSYQDLEERVRSLNRALEEKNRELERNLEETEKVRGYLHNILESLDSGVIVLDRSGTVTRGNGAVRIITGYDTSEIMGRDLSELGVFNDSFRKFLRRIMANPAQRCNCETEITQKDGTPLQISFSSSPMRSSQGAISGRVIVLQDIERLKALEEQAQRTSRLNAMGEMAARIAHEIRNPLGSIELFASILRRELEGERKNMAEHLINGVKTLNTVLTNLLYFFRGPLEPAWTDIDLHEFLSDFLDEMSEVMEKNGIELKKDFSTGPIFLRGDPELLKQLFLNLQLNAIQAMPHGGAMEVSTRLIRGKVEILTPEPSDSPPADILEVRVSDTGPGIPEALQSRIFDPFFTTRDRGAGLGLAIVHNIMEAHGGTVRVAPGKHGGANFVMTFPLSGRDAEADRGAV, encoded by the coding sequence GTGGAGGCACTCGAGAGAGAAGAGAAAACCGGAAGAGCCCTGGGGCGGTCAGCAGCTCCGGTTGAAGGGATCCGGCTCCTCAAGGCGGCCTTTTCCGCCTTCAACACGGCAACGGCACGACTCGAAAGGTCCTATCAGGATCTGGAGGAGAGGGTCCGCTCCCTGAACCGAGCCCTGGAAGAGAAAAACAGAGAACTCGAGAGAAACCTCGAAGAGACGGAAAAGGTGAGGGGTTATCTCCATAACATCCTGGAGAGTCTCGATTCCGGGGTCATCGTTCTGGATCGATCGGGCACGGTAACCAGAGGAAACGGCGCGGTTCGGATCATCACCGGCTATGATACGAGCGAAATCATGGGCAGGGATCTGTCCGAGCTCGGCGTTTTCAACGATTCATTCAGGAAATTCCTCAGAAGGATCATGGCCAATCCGGCACAGCGGTGCAACTGTGAGACCGAAATCACACAAAAGGACGGCACACCGTTACAGATCAGTTTCTCCTCCTCGCCCATGAGATCCTCACAGGGTGCGATATCGGGACGGGTGATCGTGCTTCAGGATATCGAGCGGCTCAAGGCCCTGGAGGAGCAAGCACAGCGTACAAGTCGTTTGAATGCAATGGGCGAAATGGCGGCCCGGATCGCCCACGAGATTCGAAATCCCTTGGGTAGCATCGAACTGTTCGCATCCATCCTGAGAAGGGAGTTGGAGGGTGAGCGGAAGAATATGGCCGAACACCTGATAAACGGGGTGAAAACACTCAACACGGTTCTCACCAACCTTCTCTACTTCTTTCGTGGACCCCTTGAACCTGCCTGGACCGATATCGATCTCCACGAGTTTCTTTCGGATTTTCTGGATGAGATGAGTGAGGTGATGGAGAAGAACGGGATAGAACTCAAGAAGGACTTCTCCACGGGGCCCATCTTCCTGAGGGGAGACCCGGAGCTGTTGAAACAGCTCTTTCTGAACCTTCAGCTCAACGCGATCCAGGCCATGCCTCACGGGGGGGCCATGGAGGTCTCTACGCGGTTGATCAGAGGGAAGGTAGAGATCCTGACGCCCGAACCGAGCGATTCTCCCCCCGCCGATATCCTTGAAGTGCGAGTTTCAGATACGGGCCCCGGTATTCCGGAAGCGCTTCAGTCCCGGATCTTCGATCCCTTTTTCACAACCCGCGACCGAGGGGCCGGCCTCGGCCTGGCAATTGTCCATAACATCATGGAAGCCCACGGGGGGACGGTTCGTGTTGCCCCAGGCAAGCATGGGGGGGCGAACTTCGTAATGACTTTCCCTTTGAGC
- a CDS encoding tetratricopeptide repeat protein gives MGRFNGERHRGLLMVALLLGFLLFLGGEGGSGQAESAPLRAQIRVENRRDFTRIVFPCAEPKKAAVVPDLQRSRFVVRLPGSVEGFAVPPPAEGKGLISGVEVLPGKGREVQVEIRLATPSVDWVFYRYETPPRAVLYLRGKSVSPLPHRSVSTSAKVRKKGTGESKKVERGPEARRGESARGMRGGQKKGQPAGKDEGSGGLLRASAQDIPDFVRIGPVYPPDFSEMKADERSLYFRALESLKKGDFSRAERILSGIAPKDPLSPLAETLAFVKADCSFGKAERKGGKAYLHAVQAYRDAVGSFPGSSFVPHALLRIATAYRRVRFFHEAAVQYRLFLSKYPDHPAAPEALFWQGECLFQTGKYKEAKKIFQEFVRRQPGSIHGRIASLRVGDCLYKMGDLKGARLQYGAVLSESPDLSFYPTDSLFLAGRTFVENGEFRRGRGILFKALNLDPKGKEARAMMRLIAKSYLNEDRYGEALRVNLLLWENYGRDDPHGMERVYLADLRLSQPGLKWPPLCEEAYKDPVGVYQDFLDHCKDMKLADQVTYRQALALVRGGNPARAVAGLKRIMSQREPDELRRRVSLLLSYCLNSLIKDHYGGGEYLGVIRLYRKHMDFLDSEENRDKRGLLLVAESYRKLGLLEDALGVYRRVRKADRVAGDHVLFQMGRILFEKGDRQAALRVLEPFPKAFPKSPYLPRVERLLGDLCLGAGDYSSAVRWYRLALAAGGGPDTGRVYANMGKALMAVGNEKKAIEAYKRAVSSMWPFREQVWAKGPLGESLARLATYYEDRGRMSTATQYYRKIVALSSPEGRADWALYRLGETLRKRGDLDMMRQVFEDLKKRSADSLWARLADWAAGEADFEAKDGPYLARLGQAVAPAGKK, from the coding sequence GTGGGAAGATTCAACGGAGAGAGACACCGTGGTTTATTGATGGTTGCGCTTTTGCTGGGTTTTCTCCTCTTCCTTGGAGGAGAGGGAGGATCCGGGCAGGCGGAATCCGCTCCTCTTCGGGCTCAGATTCGGGTGGAAAACCGGCGGGATTTCACCCGGATTGTCTTCCCCTGTGCCGAACCCAAGAAGGCAGCGGTGGTCCCGGATCTCCAAAGGAGTCGGTTCGTCGTCCGATTGCCTGGATCCGTGGAGGGATTCGCGGTCCCGCCCCCGGCCGAGGGAAAGGGGCTGATCAGCGGAGTGGAGGTTCTGCCCGGAAAAGGCAGGGAGGTTCAGGTGGAGATCCGCCTGGCGACCCCGTCTGTCGACTGGGTTTTCTATCGATATGAAACACCGCCGAGAGCGGTTCTCTACCTCCGGGGAAAGTCGGTCTCCCCGCTTCCGCACAGGAGCGTCTCTACTTCTGCCAAGGTGAGAAAAAAAGGGACCGGAGAATCGAAGAAGGTCGAGCGGGGTCCGGAGGCTCGACGGGGAGAGTCCGCCCGTGGCATGCGGGGAGGACAGAAGAAGGGCCAGCCTGCCGGGAAGGATGAAGGGAGTGGAGGACTTCTGCGTGCCTCGGCACAGGATATTCCGGATTTTGTCCGGATAGGGCCGGTCTATCCCCCCGATTTCAGTGAGATGAAAGCCGACGAGCGGAGCCTTTACTTCAGGGCTCTGGAGAGTCTGAAAAAGGGTGACTTTTCACGGGCTGAGCGGATCCTCTCAGGTATTGCGCCCAAAGATCCGCTGTCTCCCCTCGCTGAAACCCTCGCCTTTGTCAAGGCCGATTGTAGCTTCGGCAAGGCGGAGAGGAAGGGGGGCAAAGCGTACCTCCATGCCGTTCAGGCGTACCGAGACGCGGTGGGGAGTTTTCCGGGGTCGAGCTTTGTGCCCCATGCCCTTCTCAGAATCGCCACTGCGTACCGGAGGGTGAGGTTTTTCCATGAAGCAGCGGTCCAGTACAGGCTTTTTCTATCCAAATACCCCGACCACCCCGCAGCTCCGGAGGCCCTTTTCTGGCAGGGGGAGTGTCTCTTCCAGACGGGCAAGTATAAGGAGGCTAAGAAGATCTTCCAGGAGTTCGTCAGGAGACAGCCTGGTTCGATCCATGGTCGCATCGCCTCTCTCAGAGTGGGAGACTGCCTGTACAAGATGGGCGACCTGAAAGGGGCTCGTCTCCAATACGGTGCGGTTCTTTCGGAGTCACCCGATCTGTCTTTCTACCCGACGGACAGTCTGTTTCTTGCGGGTCGGACTTTCGTGGAAAACGGAGAATTCCGGAGGGGCAGGGGGATTCTCTTCAAGGCCTTGAATCTCGATCCGAAGGGCAAAGAAGCGCGGGCCATGATGCGGCTCATTGCCAAGTCCTATCTCAACGAAGACCGATACGGTGAGGCCCTCAGGGTGAACCTGCTCCTGTGGGAGAACTACGGCCGAGACGATCCCCATGGCATGGAGCGTGTGTACCTTGCGGACTTGAGACTCAGCCAGCCCGGGTTGAAATGGCCTCCACTCTGTGAGGAGGCTTACAAGGACCCAGTGGGTGTGTACCAGGACTTCCTGGATCACTGCAAGGATATGAAACTTGCCGACCAGGTGACGTATCGACAGGCCCTGGCCCTTGTGAGAGGGGGGAATCCGGCACGGGCCGTGGCCGGGCTCAAGAGAATCATGTCCCAGAGAGAGCCGGATGAGCTCAGGCGGAGGGTGTCACTGCTTCTTTCGTACTGTCTGAACTCCCTCATCAAGGACCACTATGGCGGAGGTGAGTATCTTGGAGTGATTCGATTGTACCGGAAACACATGGATTTCCTGGACAGCGAGGAAAACAGGGACAAGAGGGGACTCCTCCTGGTGGCAGAGAGCTATCGCAAGCTCGGTCTTCTGGAAGATGCCCTCGGTGTCTACCGTCGTGTGAGAAAGGCGGACCGTGTGGCCGGGGATCATGTTCTTTTCCAGATGGGTCGGATCCTCTTCGAAAAAGGTGATAGGCAGGCCGCCCTGAGGGTACTTGAACCCTTCCCGAAGGCTTTTCCGAAAAGCCCCTATCTCCCCCGGGTGGAGAGGCTTTTGGGCGATCTCTGCCTGGGAGCCGGGGATTACAGCAGCGCCGTCAGGTGGTATCGCCTCGCTCTTGCAGCCGGAGGCGGGCCTGACACGGGGAGGGTATATGCCAACATGGGAAAGGCCCTTATGGCCGTGGGAAATGAGAAGAAGGCCATCGAAGCCTACAAGAGAGCAGTCAGCTCCATGTGGCCCTTCAGAGAGCAGGTCTGGGCAAAGGGACCACTCGGAGAGAGTCTGGCTCGCCTGGCCACCTACTATGAGGACCGTGGGAGGATGTCCACGGCGACGCAATACTATCGGAAGATCGTGGCCCTTTCATCCCCTGAGGGAAGGGCCGACTGGGCGCTCTACCGGTTGGGCGAGACCCTCCGAAAGAGGGGCGACCTGGATATGATGAGGCAGGTCTTCGAGGACCTGAAAAAGAGATCAGCCGATTCTCTCTGGGCGAGACTGGCCGACTGGGCTGCAGGAGAGGCGGATTTTGAGGCAAAGGACGGCCCTTACCTGGCGCGGCTCGGCCAGGCTGTGGCTCCGGCGGGAAAGAAGTGA